A single genomic interval of Pseudochaenichthys georgianus chromosome 3, fPseGeo1.2, whole genome shotgun sequence harbors:
- the dpep2 gene encoding dipeptidase 2, translating into MPSWVTSASSRSWMKSVGHLVVLSSLCCFISGYSDRDRVRDLMSKYPLIDGHNDLALQLRKLHNNRLSQIDLHNVSNVATDINRLQAGHVQTQMFAVYVMCWAQEKDAVRLALEQIDVVRRMCTEYQDFELVTSTQEIKHSEMNRKIACLISLEGGHSIDSSLPALRMFYQLGVRSMALTHTCNTPWAESSSKLYNVYQRQNNSLTHFGKAVVEEMNRLGMIVDLSHTSWETAWAALKHSRAPVIFSHSSSFSICNHARNVPDWLLQELKRKQGLIMVNLHSKFISCRDEANISHVADHFDHIKKVIGAESIGVGGDYEGAVSFPRGLEDVSKYPALILELLQRNWTERELADVLRRNFLRVFEAVERVRDQLKSTGPSEVQISVEEVQNPCRLVLRPPDTTGHSDRSGSSRARREPKGLLMLSIGLLLSSLHTIQ; encoded by the exons ATGCCTTCTTGGGTAACAAGTGCTTCAAGCAGATCCTGGATGAAGTCTGTGGGGCATCTGgtggtcctctcctctctctgttgCTTTATCTCTGGATACTCTGACAGAGATAGAGTACGTGACTTGATGTCCAAGTATCCTCTCATTGATGG TCATAATGACCTTGCTCTCCAGCTGAGGAAACTTCACAACAATCGTCTGAGCCAAATTGACCTTCATAATGTTAGCAATGTGGCCACCGACATCAACCGTCTCCAAGCAGGCCATGTACAGACGCAG ATGTTTGCAGTCTATGTGATGTGTTGGGCCCAGGAGAAGGATGCCGTGCGGCTGGCTCTGGAACAAATAGATGTGGTCCGACGCATGTGCACTGAGTACCAGGACTTTGAGCTGGTCACATCTACCCAGG AGATTAAGCATTCTGAAATGAATCGTAAAATAGCCTGTCTGATCAGTCTTGAGGGGGGTCACTCCATCGACAGCAGCCTGCCAGCCCTGCGGATGTTTTACCAACTTGGGGTCCGCTCCATGGCgctcacacacacctgcaatACACCATG GGCTGAATCCTCTTCAAAACTGTACAATGTCTATCAAAGACAGAACAACAGCCTGACGCACTTTGGAAAG GCCGTGGTGGAGGAGATGAACAGACTGGGAATGATTGTGGATCTTTCCCACACTTCTTGGGAAACGGCCTGGGCGGCGCTGAAGCATTCTAGGGCACCAGTTATTTTTAGCCATTCATCTTCCTTCTCCATCTGCAACCATGCACGTAACGTACCTGACTGGCTGCTGCAAGAGCTG AAAAGGAAGCAGGGGCTGATCATGGTGAACCTCCACAGCAAATTCATATCCTGCAGGGATGAAGCAAACATCTCTCATGTGGCTG ACCATTTTGACCACATAAAGAAGGTGATTGGAGCTGAGTCAATAGGAGTTGGAGGGGACTATGAAGGGGCTGTGAG CTTTCCTCGAGGGTTAGAGGATGTGTCAAAGTATCCCGCCCTGATCCTGGAACTCCTTCAGAGGAACTGGACGGAGAGGGAGTTAGCTGATGTCCTTCGAAGGAACTTCCTGCGAGTGTTCGAGGCGGTCGAGAGG GTCCGTGATCAGTTGAAGAGCACCGGGCCCAGTGAGGTCCAGATCTCTGTGGAGGAGGTGCAGAACCCGTGCAGGCTAGTCCTCAGACCTCCGGACACGACAGGCCACTCTGACCGGAGCGGATCCTCCAGAGCCCGACGGGAACCAAAAGGTCTGCTGATGCTCTCCATCGGTCTGCTGCTCTCCAGCCTTCACACGATTCAATGA